The sequence CGCCGCGGCGTGTTTAAGCGAATGATAGCCACGCTGCTCTCAGGCTATGGGCTTGGAATCGTGGCGGGGTTGGTGTCCTTGCCGTCGACACTGCTTGCGTTTGATGAGAATCTTCAGCGCGGACCCCGAGAGCTCACGAACTTCATCCTGTTGATTGTCCATGATGAAAACATTGCTGCGCTGATTCAGGCGATGAGTTCTGACCCCATCGATAAGGCCTTTACTGTGGTGCTCGTGTGCTTGGCCATTCGCTTTGCGCCGAAGCCCATCCGGTACTTCTTCGATCGCCCCGAAACCCATGCAGCCGTTGGCCGGGTCCTGACTGAGGACCGATTTACGCTCTCACTAGATGAAGAGCCGCCCCACGGTCTTCTAGACCGCCTGCAGCGCTACTTGTAGCCGAACCCCGGTGTGGAGGAGACAGCCATCGTAGGCGTAGCGGCTTAGGCCGCCTGGCTAAAGCCTTCGAAAAGTGACAGTGGTGACAGCACCGGGGCGTAGGAACTATCAACAAGCCACACAAAGGTTGCGGCGCTGCTGCTAGAAATCTCGTGCACGGCTGACACCAAGTCTTCTGGGACGAGCGTGCGGACCCACGCTTCAGCTAAGGCTGGCGATACTGGTTGTCCTGACGGAGACGTAATACGCACGGTAATGAGATAAGCCGGCACCCGCTTTTCACCGAAGCCCAAAACGCGAGCCTGGGCGCGCTCGCCAACGCGATGACGGGAGACGGTGAGCGTCAGCGGTGGGGTAGATTCACCTTCTCTAGTCCGGAGCAGCACAGGTGGCAGAGACTGTGACGGCGGCCGCCACTGCGGCGTGGGTCGGGCAAGTGAGCGTGGATGGTGGATGATGCTCTCGATGGATTCGAGGATCTCGGGGTGATGGAAAAGGATGTCCGCAGTGAGCTCACCGGTATCGATAGGAGATTGAATGGAGCGTGGGGAAGTGGTGCGAAAGGCGTTGTAGTTCTTCATGGCCTTCACACTAGAAGAGGGGATGGACACGAATTCGACTACAGTCGAAAATAAGTTCGATTATTTGGAGGGGTAGGCTACAGTTAGTGAAGCTATGAGTGACGGTGTGATGCAAGAACTAAAGATTCCGCGAGAAATCTGGGTGATGGTCTCGGCGGGTTTCATTATTGCCTTAGGCTACGGGCTGATTGCCCCATTGCTTCCCCAATTCATCGTCAGTTTCGATGTCTCGATGGCTGCCGCTGGGCTCGTCGTGTCCATATTCTCTGCGAGCCGCCTGATTTTCGCCCCTGCGGCGGGGCGCCTCATTGATCGAGCAGGAACGCGGGGCGTGTACCTCACTGGCTTGTTAACTGTCGCCATCACCACCGGACTAGTAAGCATTGCCCAGGACTATTGGCACATTGTGGTGCTGCGCGCTATTGCCGGAATCGGATCCACCATGTTCACCGTGGCAGCGATGTCCCTTATCGTGAAATTATCTCCTCCCGCTATTCGGGGGCGCTGCTCGGCGACGTACGCGACATCCTTCCTCCTGGGTAATGTTATTGGTCCACTCGTTGGCGCCAGCTTGTCCTTCCTTGGTTTTCGTTGGCCCTTCTTCATCTATGGGGTTGGGGTAGCACTCGCTGCGCTCGTGGTCTGGGTGCTTATGCCCGTGGTCGACGAAGCTGAAGATCCGCGGCGTCGTTTGCCGCCGATGCGACTGCAGGAGGCATGGGGCGATACGGCCTATCGTGCGGTGCTTACCTCCAACTTTGCGCAGGGCTGGATCAATATGGGAGTGCGAGTTGCGGTGCTGCCTCTCTTTGCTGCTGCCATATTCCATAACGGTGCGGAAGCTTCCGGCATAGCACTCGCGGTCTTTGCCGCTGGCAATGCCGTTGTTCTGCAGTTTTCTGGATCGTGGTCGGACCAGGTTGGCCGGCGTCCTTTAATTATTGCTGGTTTGGTGGGGTCGGCGGTGTTTGTGGGAACTCTGGGCTTGGCGCACACCGTCTGGATGCTCCTTCTCCTGTCCGCCTTCGCCGGTGCTTCTTCTGGGCTCATTGTGCCGTCCCAGCAGGCGGCCATCGCTGATGTGGTGGGATCGAAGCGTTCTGGTGGGCAAGTCTTGTCTACCTTCCAGATGGCCGGTGACTTTGGGCAAATCCTCGGCCCCATCGTCATTGGATTCCTTGCGGACCACTACGGTTTTGAGGTGGCCTTTGCGCTCTGTGCTGTAGTGGCGGCAGGTGGTGTCGTTGCGTGGAGCTTTGGCCGCGACACTTTGCAAGACAGGAAGATTATTTTGCAGCGATTGCGCCGCGACTATAAACCAAGGCTATACTAGCCAGCAGGAATGTTAATGTTTGCGTTATTTTTCAGCAATATGCCACTGCACCCGCAACATTTTGAAGAAAAATGTCACGATCTAAAAATTTTTTGTTAAACTCGGGGTGTGAATTTTCAACAAAGGGTGGAGCGTCACCGGTCGGAACTTAGCAGGGCGGATGAGGCAGTTGTCGACGTTATCCTGAGTCGCCCCCAAGAGGCAGCTTTGTGGCGTGGCGAAGATGTCGCTGCAAAAGCCGGTGTGCACGGTTCGGCCGTAACTCGTACAGCGAAGAAGCTCGGATATAAAGGCTACTTGGAACTGCGTCAAGAGCTGCGCATGCTGCATGATCAGTATCTTGCCGCTGAGCATTCAAGCAGTAGTCAGACTTTCCGTAACGAGGCCGGCCAGACCATTTTGGGGCAGCTCGTCTCGAAGGAGTTGGACTCCCTGTCCGTGGCGTCGGGAAGCGTAGACCAGCACTCCGTCAACAAGGCTGCGGACTTGGTCATGAACGCTCGCGATATTTACATCTATGGCCGCGGTAACTCTATCCCGTTGTGCGACCAAGCTGAGCGTCGCCTGCGTCGACTCGGACGTTCGGTACACGACCTGTCTGGGGAGACCGACCGGGATATTGCTGAACAGCTCCTGCTTATGGGTGAGCCCGATTTGCTCTTGGTGTTTGCTTTCCGTCGCTCGACGCGCTCGCTCCGCCAGCTACTGAACTACGCTGAGATGGTGAAATGCAAGGTCATCCTCATTACAGATGATCTGCGTATCGTCCACCCAGTTCCCGTGGTGACTCTCGCGGCCCCGCGTGGCGATGAAGGAGCCTTCACTACTCTCTCTGTCCCGATGCTTATGCTGAACGCGATTGTGCTGTCCATTCTGCAACGCTACGAACATGACGTTGCCCCGTATCAGCAGAAACTTCAGAACATTCTGAATGGTTTCGAGCTGTAACGCTTGCTTTCGCTTCACTTCACTGTGTGTAAACCCCCACTCGATGTGGGGGTTCTCGTGCTTTAATGCGGGTTGCTGAATGTAAGCAAAGCCGCCAATGTGGTGAGGCTATTGTGTCCTCGGCTGAATTGGCGGTAAAAGCGATGGGGCAGGAGTGGGGGCGTGGCTCTAGTGGCCGGGGTGCTCTTTAGTGGATAGTGCGAGCTCGCTGGCTGCAGGCGGCCCAGCGCGGGTTATTGCCTGACGAAGACTTGAAGTTACGCTCGCGGAAACGCGTGAAGCCATAGTTAGAAGACTCGGAACCGGTGTTCGGGCGGCTCCATCGCTTTTGGTTATTCTCGCTGGCGGCGTCCATGTCCTTCCTCCGTCTGTTTCTGGCTAGCCATTTATACTTAGCTCATTTTAAGCTGATGAGAGAATGCTAGGTTAGGCTGTGTTGTTAGTCAATTTCACAGAGTGAGATCTTTCCATTCGGGGGTAGCTAGGCGTTGTACGTGTGGCCAATCGGAAAAATGGTTTACGTGTCATCAACTGCGGTTATCTATCGGCCCATCGTATTTGGGGGTGACTGGAGGTGTCCGAATTTAACTCAAGTCACCTGACGTTTGGATCCTGAAAATTCTTATAACAATTCGACGCAACTGTGCAAAATAACTTGCATTGTGCGGGTGGGGATCTAGACCAAAGGAGTTGTAATCGTATTTAGGCTACCGTGCGACCGGCGGTATAGAGTCTCTTCGGCATGTCACGGCGAAGGCGCCACTCAAACTGGATGGGCTTTTCACCCCTGTGGTCAACGTAATCGACGTTGCCGAGGAAAGTGTACGCCGATGCTGTTTCAACCTTGTTCTTCTTGGTAAAGCGTGTAGCAATGATGATATTGCCGCCGCGCTCGCGGTGTGTGATGTAACGCTCGGCCATCGCGGACTTGAGCGACGTTGTGGATTGTGACTCCCAATGCAATAGATCAGGGGACAACGGATAGTCGCGATAGTTAGTTGAAGCACTGACGTTTTCATCTTTCTGGAAGGTGATCAGGAACAGATCAGTATTCGACCTGTCGAAGCGTTTGACTCCTTCGCGCGGTAGGTTCGCCAATTTTTTGAGAGGTCCGTCATCCAGTGCCCCAATGAGTTCGGCGAGGCTGTAGTCTGCATGTGTTTCGAGCACGCTACTCGAAGACCTCTTCGGGATAACGCGGGATTCGTCGAGCGAGTATCGCATGACTTGGTTAACTTCGTTAACGAAGGCTGGGTAGGACCGGATAAGTGAGAACGCATCATCCAAAGTGGCGGGAACTGCTCTATTGGAGTTGGCCCAGAGAGCTAGAGTGAGCATGGTGGCATATCGCTTCTCCCGGTCATCCATGTCTTTTTCTGAAGGGCCGTTCGCTGCCATGAGACGGCTATAGGCTTCGACACGATCAGGGTCATTAATGTGGAGGAGCACGCGAATGCGGCTAAGAAGGAAACTCTCTACCTCATCTTCTATCGGCGATGGGAGGAGATTCTCGTCCCTGAGCAACGTCGTCCACGAAATTCCTTTGCGGCGGTAGATGTCCTCCACGGGAATATCGGAGGTGTGGAGGAAGGCTGAGAGGTCAGTAGTGCCGTGTTCGCTAATCTGAGCCCTAATTTTCTTAATGGAGTTGCGTGCCAGACGCTTAACGTTAGCCAGTACGCGTTCGGTCGTCACGCGGTCCAAGGTGATGTGGGAACCTGGCGGCGCGGTAGGAAAGCCTTGCTCTATTTCTCTGATTAAGCTCTTGCCGCGAGCGGCGGTGAGTACCTTGTAGCGCTCCTCAAAGTCGAATTCCTCATGTTGGAGGCCGAGGAAGTCAAAGACAATACACGCATCCTTCCCCTCGTTGAGACGTAGGCCGCGGCCAAGTTGCTGGACGAAGAGTACCGGGCTTTGAGTAGGGCGAAGGAGCAAAAGAGTGTTCACGGAAGGGATATCGACGCCTTCGTTGAAAATGTCGACGGCGAAAATGATTTTGATGTGGCCGTCGCGAAGCTGCGACAGAGCTTTTTGACGTTCCTGAGTGGTCAGTCTGCTGCTTACCGCTAGCGAAGGAATCCCGAATGCATTGAACTGCTCTGCCATGTACTCAGCGTGAGCGATAGACACACAGAAGCCGAGTGCCTTCATGGAAGCTAGGTCGAAGATGCGACGGTTGAGTTCATTGATGATAAACCTGGTTCGCTTTTCGCCGGCCTTGATGTACAACTCGCTGAGCTCTGATGCCTTGTAATCTTTCTTGCCTTGAACCCATGTCAAGCTCGTAAGGTCGGTATTGTCGTCGACGCCGTAGTAGTGCAACGGCGCCAGCAATTGGAGCCGCAGTGCGTCCCATAGGCGAAGCTCATGGGCAACACGGTAATCGAAGAACTTTTGGACGTTGTGACCGTCGCCGCGCTCTGGGGTTGCTGTTAGTCCTAGAAGCTCGCGGGGCTGGAGGTAGTCCAAAATCTTCCGATAGGTTGCTGCCTCAGCGTGGTGAAACTCGTCGATCACGACGACCTCAAAGTGCTCGGGCGAGATGCGGGTCAGGCGCTCTCCATGAAGCGACTGGATGCTCGCAAAAACGTGGTCCCAGTGATGAGGCTCCGAACCTCCGACAAGAAGCTCGCCGAAGTCAGAGGCCTGGAGAACTTCGCGATATGTGCGGTGGGCTTGTTCAAGAATCTCGCGGCGATGAGCAATGAACAGCAGCCGAGGCCTACGGCCGTAGGATTCACAAAGTCGACGATAATCCAGCGCGGCTACCACTGTCTTTCCAGTACCGGTGGCCGCAATGAGAAGGTTCTTATGGCGGTCGTGGAGTTCACGCTCGGAACGCAACGCCTCTAGCATCTCCTGCTGGTAGGCGTATGGCTCGACGCGAAGACCAGACAGTTCGAGTTTATGTCCCGATGCGGAGCCGAGGAACTGTGCTCCGTGCAGTGCTTCTAGCAGTCGATCGTAATCCCGTGCGGGGTCAAAAACCTTGAAATGGTTATCATGCCAGTAGCTCTCGAAGGTCTTGATGAACTTTTCAATAATTTCCGGGGTGGAGGATCGAGAACCGCGAACGTTCCATTCCCAGCCGTCGACGAGCGCTGAGCGCGACAGGTTAGAGCTACCAATGAAGGCGGTATCGAAGCCTGATCTACGACGGAAAAGCCAGGCCTTAGCGTGGAGACGCGTCGATTTGTGTTCGTAACAAATGCGAACCTCGGCGTTGTAGTCTTCGACAAGGCGGCGAACCGCGGCGGCTTCGGTCGCACCGCAGTACGTCGAGGTGATCACACGAAGCGGAATTTGATGATCTCGCACATACTCAAGCTCGTCACTGATTACGGAGATCCCTGAGCTCTTGATGAAGGCACACAGTAGATCGACGGAGTCTGCAGTCCGGATTTCGCGGGCAATCTCTACCGACATATTGGTGTCATCCACACTATTGGTGAATAACGCGCTGGTGTTGAGGGAGACTTCAGGAAGAGAGGGAGGGTCAGCAAGCTCCGACTTGTAGATGGCGTAGAGCAACTGCTCAGCAGACATCCTCTCGTCTGAACCAAGGTGCTGCGCGAGGCTATTGATGAGCGCTACACGTTGTTCCGGATTCCTGATCTCGGTGAGTCGCTGTTCAAGGATCTTGGCGAAATGCTGCGCAACTGCAGCAGCAAACCTTGGACTCACCTCGGCGGAGCTATCCTCCATAATGCCCGAAGCAGCCGTGGGAATAGCCCGTTTTGTCTCCTCTATGCGCTCGTGAATACGGGCGGTAACAGGAGTTTCATATATGCCGAAAGGAAGGAGAGAGTGGGAGGTCATAGGCGCGACGAGATGAGTTCGACTGCTGGGATGTCTGCCGGTGCCCAGTCGAGTGTTTGAGCCTCAGCTGCGGTGACCCAGCGGGTGGCGTCATGGTCAGTAAGAACCAGCTCACCAGACTGGATAGTACACAGGAACGTGGTTAGTTCGATGGTGGCGAAGTCATATGTGTGGACAGTCGTGGTTACTTTGTCACCGACGACCGCCGTGAGGGAGAGCTCCTCGCTGAGTTCGCGAGCCAGGGCCTCTTCAGGAGACTCGCCCGGTTCAATCTTGCCACCGGGGAATTCCCACAATCCTGCCAAAGACTTTCCGGGAGCTTTTCGACAGGCCAAGACACGATCGCCATCAACAAAGACGGCGCCGACAACGCGAATCGGTGAACTCATGGGACCAGTATGCCGGCTGTCCCGACTCTTATCCAGAGAACCCAAACTTTGACTAGACAGCGGGGACGGAAAAGTGCGCGTTCACGATGTCGTCGATAAGCCGGGCTGCAAGCTTGGCGGTGCGGGAGTCGAGGTCGAAAGAGGGGTTGAGCTCGACAACGTCGACAAGCGCAAGGCGTCCGGTGGAGGCGATGGAGATGGCAAGGTCGCGGATGATGCGAAGATCCACACCGAGGCCGGCGGGCGCAGAGACGCCAGGGGCCTGGGCGGCGGGGAGGACATCCAAGTCGATGGAGAGGTGGATGGGGGACGAGTCGGCGCAGAGCTGTGTGGCGTGGGAACGCAGCTCATCCCGAGTCATGGCGAGCAGTTCCTCATCCAGGGTGATGGTAACACCGAGGTTGGCAGCCTCGTCGAAAAGAACCTTCGTGTTATTGGGGCGGGAGATGCCGAGAACGGAGTAAGCGAAATGTTCGGGGCCGACCAGCTCAGAAATCTGTTTGAAAGGAGTGCCAGACGTGGGCACATCGGCGGTGCGCAGATCGAAGTGAGCATCGAGGTTGATGATGTTCAGTGGGCCCTGAGCCCGGAAAGCGCCGCGGTGCGAGCCGAAGGCCGTTTCATGACCGCCGCCAAGAATGATGGGCAGGTGACCGGCACGGGAAAGGGCCTCCACAGCGTCCGACAGGCGCTCATGGGAGGACTCGAGATCGGTGCCTTGGGTGGTGATCGTGCCGACGTCGTAAAGCACATGCTCATGGTGCACCGCCAGGGAACCCAAGGCGGCGCGCAAAGCGGCCGGGCCTTCCGCCGCGCCGGGGCGGCCATGGTTACGCGCCACGCCTTCATCGGAGGCGAAACCCAGCAGGGCGACGCCGGGCTGCGCCTGCGGGTTCGCCGCATCGAGGGGGCGGATCACGCTGTGCCACCGTGCATGTTCAGG is a genomic window of Corynebacterium singulare containing:
- a CDS encoding MFS transporter, encoding MSDGVMQELKIPREIWVMVSAGFIIALGYGLIAPLLPQFIVSFDVSMAAAGLVVSIFSASRLIFAPAAGRLIDRAGTRGVYLTGLLTVAITTGLVSIAQDYWHIVVLRAIAGIGSTMFTVAAMSLIVKLSPPAIRGRCSATYATSFLLGNVIGPLVGASLSFLGFRWPFFIYGVGVALAALVVWVLMPVVDEAEDPRRRLPPMRLQEAWGDTAYRAVLTSNFAQGWINMGVRVAVLPLFAAAIFHNGAEASGIALAVFAAGNAVVLQFSGSWSDQVGRRPLIIAGLVGSAVFVGTLGLAHTVWMLLLLSAFAGASSGLIVPSQQAAIADVVGSKRSGGQVLSTFQMAGDFGQILGPIVIGFLADHYGFEVAFALCAVVAAGGVVAWSFGRDTLQDRKIILQRLRRDYKPRLY
- a CDS encoding MurR/RpiR family transcriptional regulator, coding for MNFQQRVERHRSELSRADEAVVDVILSRPQEAALWRGEDVAAKAGVHGSAVTRTAKKLGYKGYLELRQELRMLHDQYLAAEHSSSSQTFRNEAGQTILGQLVSKELDSLSVASGSVDQHSVNKAADLVMNARDIYIYGRGNSIPLCDQAERRLRRLGRSVHDLSGETDRDIAEQLLLMGEPDLLLVFAFRRSTRSLRQLLNYAEMVKCKVILITDDLRIVHPVPVVTLAAPRGDEGAFTTLSVPMLMLNAIVLSILQRYEHDVAPYQQKLQNILNGFEL
- a CDS encoding DUF3427 domain-containing protein, producing MTSHSLLPFGIYETPVTARIHERIEETKRAIPTAASGIMEDSSAEVSPRFAAAVAQHFAKILEQRLTEIRNPEQRVALINSLAQHLGSDERMSAEQLLYAIYKSELADPPSLPEVSLNTSALFTNSVDDTNMSVEIAREIRTADSVDLLCAFIKSSGISVISDELEYVRDHQIPLRVITSTYCGATEAAAVRRLVEDYNAEVRICYEHKSTRLHAKAWLFRRRSGFDTAFIGSSNLSRSALVDGWEWNVRGSRSSTPEIIEKFIKTFESYWHDNHFKVFDPARDYDRLLEALHGAQFLGSASGHKLELSGLRVEPYAYQQEMLEALRSERELHDRHKNLLIAATGTGKTVVAALDYRRLCESYGRRPRLLFIAHRREILEQAHRTYREVLQASDFGELLVGGSEPHHWDHVFASIQSLHGERLTRISPEHFEVVVIDEFHHAEAATYRKILDYLQPRELLGLTATPERGDGHNVQKFFDYRVAHELRLWDALRLQLLAPLHYYGVDDNTDLTSLTWVQGKKDYKASELSELYIKAGEKRTRFIINELNRRIFDLASMKALGFCVSIAHAEYMAEQFNAFGIPSLAVSSRLTTQERQKALSQLRDGHIKIIFAVDIFNEGVDIPSVNTLLLLRPTQSPVLFVQQLGRGLRLNEGKDACIVFDFLGLQHEEFDFEERYKVLTAARGKSLIREIEQGFPTAPPGSHITLDRVTTERVLANVKRLARNSIKKIRAQISEHGTTDLSAFLHTSDIPVEDIYRRKGISWTTLLRDENLLPSPIEDEVESFLLSRIRVLLHINDPDRVEAYSRLMAANGPSEKDMDDREKRYATMLTLALWANSNRAVPATLDDAFSLIRSYPAFVNEVNQVMRYSLDESRVIPKRSSSSVLETHADYSLAELIGALDDGPLKKLANLPREGVKRFDRSNTDLFLITFQKDENVSASTNYRDYPLSPDLLHWESQSTTSLKSAMAERYITHRERGGNIIIATRFTKKNKVETASAYTFLGNVDYVDHRGEKPIQFEWRLRRDMPKRLYTAGRTVA
- a CDS encoding (deoxy)nucleoside triphosphate pyrophosphohydrolase; this encodes MSSPIRVVGAVFVDGDRVLACRKAPGKSLAGLWEFPGGKIEPGESPEEALARELSEELSLTAVVGDKVTTTVHTYDFATIELTTFLCTIQSGELVLTDHDATRWVTAAEAQTLDWAPADIPAVELISSRL
- the hutG gene encoding formimidoylglutamase, whose protein sequence is MNSVDAPAYSPAPEWSGRSDGPGPEHARWHSVIRPLDAANPQAQPGVALLGFASDEGVARNHGRPGAAEGPAALRAALGSLAVHHEHVLYDVGTITTQGTDLESSHERLSDAVEALSRAGHLPIILGGGHETAFGSHRGAFRAQGPLNIINLDAHFDLRTADVPTSGTPFKQISELVGPEHFAYSVLGISRPNNTKVLFDEAANLGVTITLDEELLAMTRDELRSHATQLCADSSPIHLSIDLDVLPAAQAPGVSAPAGLGVDLRIIRDLAISIASTGRLALVDVVELNPSFDLDSRTAKLAARLIDDIVNAHFSVPAV